One region of Corynebacterium capitovis DSM 44611 genomic DNA includes:
- a CDS encoding putative quinol monooxygenase, with protein MILINVKFTPLPEHVENFRELVDDFTRATRAEEGCLFFDWYRSEEDPGEYILVEGFKDDAAEAHVNSAHFKAAQVFFPTILTSTPRIINTLIEGTTQWDEMAEFQVD; from the coding sequence ATGATTTTGATCAATGTGAAATTCACCCCACTGCCTGAGCACGTGGAGAACTTCCGCGAATTGGTGGACGACTTTACCCGCGCAACCCGCGCCGAAGAGGGGTGTCTTTTCTTCGACTGGTACCGCAGCGAGGAAGATCCGGGGGAGTACATCCTGGTGGAGGGATTCAAGGACGACGCAGCCGAGGCCCACGTCAACTCCGCGCACTTCAAGGCGGCGCAGGTATTCTTCCCAACGATTCTGACCTCAACCCCGCGCATCATCAACACGCTCATCGAGGGCACGACGCAGTGGGACGAGATGGCGGAGTTTCAGGTCGACTAG